One window from the genome of Choloepus didactylus isolate mChoDid1 chromosome 2, mChoDid1.pri, whole genome shotgun sequence encodes:
- the LIN28A gene encoding protein lin-28 homolog A: MGSVSNQQFAGGCTKAAEEAPENAAGEAGEPQLLHGAGICKWFNVRMGFGFLSMTARAGVALDPPVDVFVHQSKLHMEGFRSLKEGEAVEFTFKKSAKGLESIRVTGPGGVFCIGSERRPKGKNMQKRRSKGDRCYNCGGLDHHAKECKLPPQPKKCHFCQSISHMVASCPLKAQQAPSSQGKPSYFREEEEEIHSPALLPEAQN; the protein is encoded by the exons ATGGGCTCCGTGTCCAACCAGCAGTTTGCAG GTGGCTGCACCAAGGCGGCGGAGGAGGCGCCGGAGAACGCGGCCGGGGAGGCCGGGGAGCCGCAGCTGCTGCACGGTGCCGGCATCTGTAAGTGGTTCAACGTGCGCATGGGGTTCGGCTTCCTGTCCATGACCGCCCGCGCCGGGGTCGCGCTCGACCCCCCTGTGGACGTCTTTGTGCATCAG AGTAAGTTGCACATGGAGGGCTTCCGGAGCCTGAAGGAGGGTGAGGCAGTGGAGTTCACCTTTAAGAAGTCTGCCAAGGGCCTGGAATCTATCCGTGTCACTGGACCTGGTGGGGTGTTCTGTATTGGGAGTGAGAGACGGCCTAAGGGGAAGAACATGCAGAAGCGCAGATCAAAAGGAGACAG GTGCTACAATTGTGGAGGTCTAGACCATCATGCCAAGGAATGCAAGCTGCCACCCCAGCCCAAGAAATGTCACTTCTGCCAAAGCATCAGCCATATGGTGGCCTCATGTCCACTGAAGGCCCAGCAGGCGCCCAGCTCACAGGGAAAGCCCTCCTACTTTcgggaggaagaagaagagatccacagccctgccctgctcccaGAGGCCCAGAATTGA